A stretch of the Nicotiana tabacum cultivar K326 chromosome 6, ASM71507v2, whole genome shotgun sequence genome encodes the following:
- the LOC107767191 gene encoding pectinesterase 2-like — translation METKLGFFALFISFSTFLFPAFSITLFDNDINDWCNKAPYPNQCKYFMNHGMYHFAPKHTTDFKNMAMQIAMERALEAETYTKQLGAKCRNEREKAAWSDCVNLYESTILQLNKTLDPNTKCTDFDTQTWLSTALTNLETCRTGFVELGVNSDYILPSLMSNSVSELICNTLALNNINGSTLKQTYRDGFPTWVPPGDRKLLQLSSIRPNLVVAQDGTGNFRTIKAALDAAAKRSGNGNGRFIIHVKRGAYRENLEIGNKMKNIMLVGDGLRYTIITGSRSVVGGSTTFKSATVAVTGEGFIARGITFRNTAGPQNHQAVALRSGSDRSVFYRCGFEGYQDTLYVHSQRQFYKECYIYGTVDFIFGNAAVVLQNCMIFARRPMDKQKITITAQGRTDPNQNTGISIHNSRVMAASDLRPVLSTFKTFLGRPWKQYSRTVFMKTYLHSLVDPAGWLQWDGNFALNTLYYGEYRNSGPGASTSRRVRWRGYRVITNSNEAAKFSVENFIGGRSWLPATNVPFRAGL, via the exons ATGGAGACAAAGCTTGGTTTCTTCGCACTATTCATTTCCTTTTCCACATTCCTTTTTCCTGCTTTTTCCATTACCCTTTTTGACAATGACATCAATGATTGGTGCAACAAAGCCCCTTACCCCAATCAATGCAAGTATTTCATGAACCATGGGATGTATCATTTCGCACCCAAGCACACGACAGATTTCAAGAATATGGCAATGCAAATAGCCATGGAAAGAGCCCTCGAAGCTGAGACTTACACCAAACAACTAGGTGCAAAGTGTAGGAATGAACGCGAGAAGGCAGCTTGGTCGGATTGCGTTAACCTCTACGAGAGCACAATTCTCCAACTCAATAAAACACTCGACCCAAATACCAAGTGTACCGATTTTGATACACAAACATGGTTGAGTACAGCTTTAACAAATCTCGAAACTTGTCGAACCGGGTTCGTTGAGCTAGGCGTTAATTCAGACTACATTTTACCTAGTCTCATGTCAAACAGTGTGTCTGAATTAATTTGTAACACTTTGGCACTCAACAATATTAATGGGTCCACTTTGAAGCAAACTTACAGAGATGGTTTCCCAACTTGGGTTCCTCCAGGTGACAGAAAATTGTTGCAATTATCTTCCATAAGGCCAAATTTAGTGGTGGCTCAAGATGGTACGGGGAATTTCCGGACAATTAAAGCAGCGTTAGATGCTGCTGCTAAAAGAAGTGGAAATGGAAATGGAAGGTTTATTATCCATGTGAAACGTGGAGCTTACAGAGAAAATTTGGAGATTGGAAACAAAATGAAGAATATTATGTTGGTTGGTGATGGTTTGAGGTACACCATTATCACGGGTAGCCGCAGTGTAGTCGGAGGTTCTACCACGTTTAAATCTGCTACTGTTG CTGTTACTGGGGAAGGATTCATTGCTCGAGGCATTACATTCCGCAACACAGCTGGTCCACAAAATCATCAAGCAGTTGCACTGCGTTCTGGATCTGACCGATCAGTTTTTTATCGTTGTGGATTTGAAGGATATCAAGACACACTTTACGTCCATTCACAAAGACAATTCTATAAAGAATGCTATATCTATGGGACAGTGGACTTCATTTTTGGAAACGCTGCAGTAGTTTTGCAAAACTGCATGATATTTGCTAGGAGACCTATGGATAAACAAAAAATTACTATAACAGCACAAGGCCGTACTGATCCTAACCAAAATACTGgaatttcaatacataattcgCGAGTTATGGCAGCTTCTGATCTTAGGCCTGTGCTAAGTACATTCAAGACATTTTTGGGACGACCATGGAAACAATATTCACGTACTGTTTTTATGAAAACGTACCTTCATTCATTGGTAGATCCTGCTGGTTGGCTACAATGGGATGGTAATTTTGCTTTAAATACTTTGTACTATGGAGAATATAGGAACAGTGGACCTGGAGCATCGACTAGTAGGAGAGTGAGGTGGCGCGGATATCGAGTGATCACAAATTCAAATGAAGCAGCAAAGTTCAGTGTGGAAAATTTTATTGGTGGTCGATCATGGTTGCCTGCAACCAATGTGCCATTTCGTGCAGGTCtctaa